The Nonlabens sp. Hel1_33_55 genome contains the following window.
CTAATCAACATCGAAAACATAAGTTTTTCACGCTCGGAAATATCAAAATAACACTTTGCACGGTAGATAAATTTCAAGGAGACGAGGCAGATATGGTACTGTTATCTTTTACCAAAGCATCTAAAGGAGCTTTCTATAACAGTCCTAATAGATTGAATGTAGCCATTACTCGAGCACGTTATAAACTTGTACTATTTGGAAATCCAGAAAGATTAAAAAAGGGAGCTGGTCTTCCAGCTCTCCAAAAAATGGCAACTGAAATTGATTCAAGATTAACGAGCCATAAATCAAAAAAACTAAAGCAATGAAACTTATACAACATACACCTACCACAACATATCAAGTACTTACGGATTATACGGAAATTAGTAAAGAGTCGCCTTTTATTTCTATTTTAAAAGTTTGTTCGGAACAATCTCCATTCACTGTTGACGACTTGCAAGACTTCTTAAGACCTTTAAACAAGAACGCAGTTAAGAACATAATACATAGATTAGAACAGCTCGATTATTTAATGAAATATAAAGAAGATTCTGATGAAGACTATCAAGAACATAGTGATGAGTTAGAATACTGGATTAGTGCTAGAGGCATCGAAGTATGCCTTAAAGAAGAGATTGAAGAAGAAAAAAGAGGTATTATAGCAATGACCATTGCTTATCCTAAAAATGCACATCCAATAATCGTAAAATTAGAGCCTTTAAGCAAAGACGGATTTCAAGATCAAGAAAACACTAAGAACAATGCTAAAAGAGAATTCAATGATTTCATTAATCAAAGTCAGCACTTAAAAAACGGCACCTTTAAATTAAAACATATTGAAGATACTTATGTCGTTAGAGAAAAGAAGGAACAGGATTACATCTTCCATTTTAATGAGGAGAATTATACAACTCAACTTCTAGATTTTTCAAATACCGTTGAAACCTCTATAAGCGAAGTAATTGCAGAACTATTGACTAATGAGTACCAGAGTACTTATGATGAAGAGCTACAATTAATAAGGATGCCTTTTGACCATAATGCCCTCTCACTAAAAAGAACTATTTCTATAGAGAACCCAAAATACAACGGTCTTTACTTTAATAAAATGGAACTCGAAAAACCTGTTCAAATAAGTCCATTGGATGACCAAGAAGCAGAAAAATGGTTTACCGCACTAGTTGTTTCTCGCATTCAAAATTATTTTTTCTCTGATGAAGAGTTTCATATTTACACAAAAGAGATTGCTGAAGAATTTGTAGAGTTCATTCAGTCGTTGAATAACTCAATATCAAGAATGGAGTTACTCAATAAATTACATAAAAATCCTGCTGATTTTTACATCAAAGCAAAACTAGACACCATCAATTATCTTAATTATTAAAGACAATCAAATGCATACTATAAATTTCAAACAAACATTCCGTAATGAAGAGTTTCTTGATAATGTCTTTATTCCTTCCAAGACTAACTGGCAAAGTACAGAAGAGCAGCAGTTATCTGTAAAAGAATCAGGACCCAAACAGGTACTTTTTCACAATATTATAGAACACATCGAGCAAGCTGAAGAAATGATTTGCTTACAGTCTTTTCTCATTCAAGATACAAGTATTATAGACGCCTTAGTTAAAGCAAGTCAAAGAGATGTCAAGGTATTTATTCTGGACGCAGCAGAAACACGATTAAAAACACAGGCGTATCCAGAAGACGATAGCTTTATTTTCGATGAGTACAAGGAGATGATCAACAATAAATTTAGAAGAAATTTTGTTCATCGTCAGGCAGAAAACCTTCACGCAAAATTTATTTTGATTGATCCAAAATCATATAATGCCAATGGATTTCTGTTTACAGGCAATTTTAATGAAAAGCCTTTTAAAGAAAACCCAGAGCTAGGCATTGCACTTGATGAATCACAAACTAATGACTTATTTAAGCTATTTGTATATCATTTTTGGGAACACACTACTGATGAGCAGAATGATACCCAAACCTTTGATAAAGTTCGACCAGCAAACAAATTTCAAGCACCAAAATTAGATCATATTCTTTGCACATCTCCCAATCCAGATTTATCTAATCTAAAGAGCACTCTACACAACGCTATTAAGAATGCAGAGGATCAAATTTCATTTTCAACGTTTGGGTTAGATATTGAGCACGAACTAGCGCAAGGGATTTTAAACAAGATTAAATCAGGGATTGAAGTAACCATCTTTTGCAGACCAAGGGAAAAAACAATCGTAAACCATATTTCGGAATTACAAAAAGCTGGTGCAATGGTATTCTGCCATCCACTGATACACGCCAAAAGTATTATCCTGGACGGTAAAGAAGCGTATGTTTTTACAGCAAACTTTGAAAAGCACGGAATGGATACTGGATTTGAGGTTGGTATATCTCTCAGTAATAAACAAACGAAAGACTTAATCGGAATATATAATAAATGGAAACAGGATTTCCCGTTGACATTTCACTCTCAAAAAAGTGTACAAGAAATTAGCAACTACAATGCGTTTAAAAACAATGCACTAATAACTGATGAAATTTCAGAAACTAAAAAAATTCTGCAGAAAAAAGAGATCACAAAACTAATGGACTTAACTACTTTTTTAAAGGATACTAATGGGACGAATAATTTTGAAAAGCATAAAAATTTAGAAATCAGTAAAGTAGCTACTTTAAAAGCATTTACGGAAAACGAATCAGCTAAGTTAGAACCTGTTGATGAGGTACTTTCTAAGGTATTGATTAAAGCAACGAGTTCTTCTAAAAAGAAGAAAGGAGAAAATAGGCCACAAGAAGCAGAGATCAAATGGAGAGCTACAGATAAGATAGTTGTGAACGTAAATTGGGTAAAGTCAAATAAAAAAGAGCTGCTACAAAATATTAATTCAAAATGGTCGGAATATAAAAATATGGAGCTTTATGGAAATTAAAAACTGCCTTTTAACTTGGGATTCTTACAACCACGGTTTTATTGTTACTGCTAGAACTATTCTTGGTTTATTGGAGAACGAAAGTATACTAATAAGTGAAGTCTTGTATTTACATAATCAACCATTAACTAATCAAAACATAGCTGAAAGAAAAAGCTTTTTCAAGGAAGACTTAGATGCTAAAACTTCAATTGATAGAGAAAGATTAACAAAGGTGAAAAGGGTAAGAGATCAATTTGAACTACAAGACAAACCTATTCCTAAATTCACAAATAAGGGAATAAACATAAAAAACGTGACGCATTACCAGTCTATCTTTGATGGGTTGGTAAAATTGCTTAAATCTGATTTTAGTTTCTATTCTGGTAATTTACATATTAATGTTTCTCCTGGTACACCGCAAATGCACGTCGTCTGGTTAATGCTGAATGCGAGCGGCTACCTTCCTGAGAATACTAGGCTATGGTCTAGCCAATGGTCTAAAGCAGATGATAGTTATGCCATTGACGAAATAAAATTTAAGCCTAAAACGTATTTAAGTGAAGTTCTCAAACGTAAGTTTAATGATACTTTTACTCCGTTAATAAACCCTAACGATACTCAATCTGGACTTCGTAAAGAGGCAGAGAAACGCATTGAAGTATTTGCACATTTATTAGACGTTCCGATAATGCTGCTTGGTGAACGTGGAACAGGAAAGTCCACCTATGTAAGAGAAGTAATAGCACCATTACACACTGACTTACCTTATAAAGAACTGGCGTGTGGAACTTTTAATGAAGAACTATTAAGAAGTGAACTATTTGGGTTTACAAAAGGTGCTTTTACAGGAGCAAATCAAAATAAGAAAGGGATATTAGCCGAATTTGAAAATGGAGGTGTTCTGTTTTTGGATGAAATTCAAGACTTATCAAAACCCTTACAACGACAGCTTGTTCAAGTATTACAAACTGGCAAGTATTATCCTATAGGATCTAATGAGCCCAGAGCAGCTAAATTCAGATTAATAACTGCAAGCAATAAAAGTTTTCAAGAGTTAAATGACGTTCACTTAGATTTAGATTTTATAGATAGAATAGCTCGTTTTATAGTAGAGATACCACCGCTTAGAAAATCAAGGGAAGATTTGTCTAGGTTTTGGAATGAAGCTTGGAAAAGTATCCACAGTAGTGATGATGGTCCACAATTGATAAAAGACGCTGCAATAAATAAATTTTTAGCTGAAGATCCACTTTATGGAAATTTTAGAGATTTACAACGACTTGCCGCAATAGTAGGCGCCTTTTACTTATCCCATAAGAACCAAAAAACTGCTGTAAAAGAAGGTATTTCAGAATTTAAAAAATGGTCTACTATCCAGCAGTCCAGTAAATCGAGCGACAGTTTTTTTTTAGATAGTAAAGACTATAACCACATAATTGCCCATTTTAACAAGGAACTAGTTCTCTGGGCTGAATCTAACTACGGTTCACTTCAGGAAGCAAGTAGAGTTCTCAAACGTTCAGAAAGTGCCTTAAGAAAGGATAAAAGCATGGAGCGGTTGAAGAATTAAGATAAACTGATGGTAAGTTATATAGTTGAAAGCTATTAAAACAAATAGATTTTTTTCTAAGTGCTCTCGATTGATTAAATGCGGTCTAGAACGATAAATAAAATATCACACTTCAAATGCTAAATAGATTGATGTGGTTTTACCTAGCTGAGAAGAAGGTATTGAAACTCTCCAAAAATTACTGTTTACAAGCTATTAGTTCATAAGTCTTCGATCGCTCGGCTACCTCGCTAAGACGAAAAATTAGTGGAATAGAGTTCAACATGGTAGGGCTTGTTTTCTTATTACCCAACTTTGATCATTTTATCGCCTATAAGTAAGTCTTAGAAACTTATGATTGAAGTATTATTAGATAATTCAATCTAGAGTATACAAAAGACAGGTTATACTTGAAGTAGAGATAGTTAAAGCCCCTTTGATGAGATCAAGATTTTAGGGTCGATTAAAAAGGCTAGCGTGAGTATCAAAGCGAGTATCATTTTGCTTAAATTTGTATGGTTTTCAAAATAACAGCAATTGATTATGAGTGAGTTAGAAAATAAAATCATTGAGGTCACAAACTTAGGATCTAGTGCTTCACGGCGTGCAGGTTCGATTCCTGTCATCCGCACAAAGAAAACCGAAGAGAAATCTTCGGTTTTTTTTATGGAGATGATTTCATAGGCTAGAAGTATACGATCTAATCTCAAAAACTACATTCATACTCTTCTCTCACTTCTCAAGATTTTATTGACTTCGATCTCACATAAAAAGAAGATCAACCAATTTGCTTTTCTATGATATGCTCGCTTAACTCGCTATTGAATCTCGTCCGGTATTGGCATTAACTTCTATCACACCTCTCATTCTTGAATAGGATCCTAAAAAATCACCTACAATATACATTTTCAAATCCTAAAAGATCACAAAGATTTTTCTACCTACTTTAAGTATGTGTACTTTGTTGTACTTCAAAATAAGAACTTGTAAATAATTTAAAATGAACGAAGCTTTTTCATTCGATATAACTAACGTCATAGGGATATTAGTATCATCTGTGATTATCTACGTCATCGTCATTCTCTATTTAAGGGTGATGGGAAAACGATCGACCTCTGAACTCAATGGCTTTGACTGGATCGTGACCGTTTCAATAGGATCTATTTTTGCATCCACGGTGCTGCTTGACAATATTTCTGTGTTTGAAGGCGCGATAAATATTCTGGTGCTACTCATCCTTCAATTTATAACCACAAAGCTGGTCTATCGCTTTAAAGGTTTGAGAGGTATCGTAAAATCAAACCCTCACTTGTTGTTATATAAAGGTAAGTTTATCGATGAGAATTTAAAAAAAGAACGGATTTTGAAGTCCGAGATCTATGCAGAAGTCCGGCAGAAAGGTTTCAAGTCGATAAAACAGATCTACGCCATTGTGCTGGAAACCAATTCGAAAATAAGTGTGATTGCAGACGATGATGATGAATCTATAGGTTTTTCTCTCAGTGATGTCATGGGACTGCCTGACGGACTAAAAGATGATCTTCAAGAACATAGTGAAGGTGAAACAAATGGTTGATTATCAAAAGACAATTGAAGAAATTCACGAGTCCATTCTGAGGGAAGAAAATAAAGGAGAAATAGCTAGCTATATTCCTGAGCTGGCGCAGGTCAATCCTGAGAAATTTGGAATTCATCTGCTAATGGCAAACGGTAAAAGTTATGGTACTGGAGATTCTAAAACCAAGTTTTCTATTCAAAGTATTTCCAAAGTATTGTCTTTAACGCTGGCTTATAAATCAGAAGGTGATTCAATATGGAAGCGAGTTGGTGTGGAACCATCGGGTAATCCGTATAATTCTTTGGTGCAACTGGAAGATCATAAAGGTAAACCGCGTAATCCTTTGATCAATGCCGGAGCGCTGGTAATCTGCGATATTTTGGTTTCCAAATTCAAAGATCCCGCAAAAGAGTTTCTGGATTTTGTTCATTCTATATGCTCGAAGGATAATGTTGGGTACGACATGTCTGTAGCAAAATCAGAAAAGTCCGTGGGATACAGGAATATCGCTCTGTGTTATTACCTCAAATCCTTTGATAATATCGAGAACGATCCAGAAGAAGTGCTGGATTTCTACTTTACCATGTGCTCCCTAGAAATGAGTTGTGAGAATCTGTCACGAGCATTCATGTTTTTAGTTAAAGATTCTTTTAAAACAACGAATAACGAACAGCTTATTTCTCCCAAAAAGGCAGACCGTATCAATGCGATCATGCAAACTTGCGGTTTTTATGACGAGTCTGGTGAGTTTGCCTTCATGGTAGGCCTTCCAGGAAAAAGTGGCGTTGGTGGTGGTATCGTCGCGCTACATCCTGAAAAATATTGCATCGCCGTTTGGAGTCCGCTATTGAATAAAAAAGGTAATTCGTATCGTGGTATGAAGGCTTTGCAACAATTCACTACAAAAACAGAGTCCACCATTTTTTAAAAAGGTATCCATTCAATTTGTTAGGATCCCGATAAATAATATCTACCTCTAGTTCAGCTATTGTAAAATCAGGTTTTCTTTTATCCAACTCTTCAAAAGCTCGACATTGCTTTGAGTATCATTGAAGTTAAAGTGTTTTTGAGGTTTTCGCTTTCGCGAAAGCGATATATACCAAAGTCCGCCTTGCTCTCAAATTAGTGATGTCATGGATTGAAGCGTCAACTTTAAAACCGGAACGCTCAGCAAGAGATGTTTTGTGTTTAATTAAACTTAAATTGATACATCAAAACCGCCATGGAATTGCGTGTGGTTTTCATCGACATGTCCTTCATAATGACGGGCCAGTTCTGATATCCAAAAACAAATTTGGAATTGTGACCGCGCAACAAAAAACTGATGCCGCCTTCATAAAGCATCACGGGATCATCAAATGCGTCCAGATCTAAATATTGAGCCGTGACAAACGGCTGAATTCCCTCCATCAATGGCGCCTCACCTTCCAGTTTTTGTAGATAACCTGCCTGTAAAACAAAGATGTTACCGGTTCCATTAACAGGAACCGCATTCCCAACGCCGTTGAAAGAAGAACTCTGTCCAGCATCCACAACGTTGTCTGCCGCCAGATTACGTACATAATTGGGACCTATATCATGATTGAGGTAGGCCGCATAGAGTGTCCATGAATGATTGTTGGTCAGTTTTTGCTCATAGAACGCATCAATGGCAAAGGATCTAGCAGCGTGTGTCAGTGTATCGTTTTGAACCGATAGGCTAGCGGCAGATTTGGTTTGATTGAGAAAACCTACTCCAACGTTTAGGATGTCTTTGGTACCTAGAAAAGTCCCTGCGCTAAATGGTGTGCTGGGTTCATTTTCTAAGAATTGGTATTTCACGTAGGCAGAAGTGTACAAAGAGTTGGGATTGTAGACCAGTTTTGCATCATCTGTCAAAACGGAATTACTTCTTGTATTGACAGGTTTTGCTATCACGGCACGATAATCCAACTTCCCTGAGATACCGTGAGCCGCAATGGAGTATTTTCTATAACGGTCATCCTGAAAGTTGAGCAATGGTCCTGCTGCAAAATTCACATCCAGACCCAGCGAGTTTGAAGATGAAGGTGCTGCATAGCGAGACAATCCAGTCCAACCGCTTTTACCGGCGGTAATGATCAACTTATCACTAAACTTATAGTTCATGTACATTTCCAGTATGGTTGGAGGTGTGTCGGGATTCTTGAGATTGAGGTTGTTGTTACCTATCAATAGCGCAAAATTGATATTTTCAGACGCACGACCCTTGAAGGACAATCGATATCTACGTATGGAGATATCATAGACATGGTCCACCGGATTATCATTGATCCTTGAACCTGGATTCAGATCGCTGTATCGCATCCATATCTGGCCAGAACCACTAATGGTAAGACCTGAAGTGATCTCCTTTCCCTCATTAAGAGTTGTAGGCTGCGCCATAACTCCATATGCGCCTAGCATACTTAGAGCTATAAATAATTGTTTAAAATTCATTTTGATTGGTATTGTATGTTGGAAACTCATCGATTAGCTCTTAACCGATCTATGCTTATTTTTTTACTTGGTTAAGTGACTCATATATTCCTGAAATTCCAGAGGAAAATGGAATTTATCAAAGTCCCATAAATAGGGAAGTAGGAAGTAGGTGATAATAGTTACTACTATGATTGAAACCACATTCAGGGAGGCACCCACCCGCACCATATTTTTTACCTTGAGGTATCCAGATCCAAAAACGACAGCATTAGGTGGAGTAGCCACCGGCAGCATAAAGGCACAGGAAGCTGCGAGTGTTGCGGCAACCATAATCATATAGGGATGGAATCCCATGGAGAAGGCAATGGGTGCGAGAACTGGTAGGAGCATGGCTGTGGTTGCAAGGTTTGAAGTTACTTCTGTCAATAAGTTTACGGCAGCAACTAGTATGAGCATTAGCACAAACAGGTCCAGTCCTTTTAAATAACCTAGTTGCGCGGCAATCCATTCTGCCAGACCGGTGTCCGTAAAACCACTGGCCAGTGCCATACCACCTCCAAATAATAAGATAATTCCCCATGGAAGTTGCACGGCTTCATCCCAGTTGAGCAATCTGCGACGTTGAGACTTTGCAGAAATCATGAACAGGGATATCGCAGCAATCACAGCAATGATGGTATCATCAATCATGGGAATGAATTGTTCAATAAATGATCTGAAGATCCATGCCATTGCTGTTATTAGGAACACCCAGGAAACTGCCTTCTCTTCATATTTCATTTTGCCCAATTCACCTAGCATTAATTTGATTTGAGCATGACCTCCAGGGAAAACGGCTTCGTTTAGTTTAAAGGCGTACTTAGTTAAGTAAATCCATGTTATGCAAAGCAATATCAATGAAACAGGTAGTGCGAACATCATCCAGTCTACAAAGCTTATTTTGATTCCGTAAAGTTCTTCAACAACTCCAGCTAGAACCAGATTAGGCGGTGTTCCTATCAAGGAAGCAAAACCTCCAATGGACGCGCTGTAGGCAATGGAAAGCATCAGCGCCTTGCCTATTCTCTTGGATTTCTTTTTGCTGATGTTAATTTTAATTTGGGTAATAATGGCGGTTCCTATGGGAAGCATCATCACGGCCGTGGCCGTGTTTGAGATCCACATGGATAGGAAAGCCGTGGCTAACATGAATCCCAGTATGATATACTTTATTTTGGATCCTACCAGGTTGAGTATGTTCAGAGCAATACGTTTATGGAGGTTCCACCGTTCAATCGCGAGCGCTAGAATGAAACCACCTATATAAAGAAAGACATACTTATGTCCATATGAAGGTGTGGTTAGTTTAAGATCCATCGCACCGGTAAGCGGGAATAATATGATGGGTAATAGAGCGGTGACCGCAATAGGAACTGCTTCAGAAATCCACCAGATCGCCATCCATATAGCAACTGCCAATACACTAAAGGCTTCTGGTGACATACCTTCTGGTGCCTCAATAAAAAAGTGGAGAATGATAAAGACCAGTGGTCCTAATAATAGGGAAAGGTTTTTCCATTTTTTGGGTTCCTTTCTATTGGGGCTTTTATTTCCAGAAATTTTTTGAACGTCTTTGATCATCGTTAAGGTATTATGTTAATGTGATGGAAGACTATCTTTAAATGAATAACATAATCATTCAATTATCATATTCTTAATCTTTGCAAGAATATTTGAGATAGTGAACAATTTTATGTGATTATTTCATTAATCTTTATGTTTCAAGGAATTTTATTGAATTTTATCAAATTTTATTGATTCTTATTATGATATTCATAATTTCGATATATAACTATTTACCCCAATTAGAATGAAAATGAAGGAGTATTATGAAGAGATCACCAGTAAGCTAGAAACGCTTTATGGAAGTTTTGATGCAGATAAAAAGCGCTTCAAGAATAGTCCCAACTCAAAAATCGCAAGAGATTTAGGTTATAGTGATTCTCAATTTTCTCGCCTTATTAATGGTACTGCAACAACGAATGAGTATCAAAGGACCTTGCAAAATGTCAATCGCATTCTTTACATCAGGGACTTAGAAAATAGTGCTAAGAATATCAATCCAAAAGATTCTAATAGGTTCACGACGCTATGGATGCCCTTTGCTCTAGTAACTAGTGTTTTGCTGATAAGTGCCATTTTTTTCATACTAAATAAAGATGAAGAGGAGTCTTTAGAATTCCCTAAAGATTATACACTCCAATGGGCTTTTGAAACTGATTTTGTCAACCCTTATACGAAGTTGAGTGAGCTGCCTGAAAATTGTGACTACCCATGTTACAGACTTCAAGGAGAATGGAGTTTAAAAGAAAAATACAAAGTGCCGCTTTATGTAGAAAGTAATGGTTTTCATTATCTGGCGGTAGCTTCAAAGATGTACACTAGATGCGTGACTGATGAATCTGCTAATGGTGAGCTGTTGGAAGGATACGAATACCAGCAGCACGAAATATGGTTCAATAAAACCACCGCAATCATCAAGAAAAGCGGTAGCGATCAAAAAGAATCAACAGTAGATATGAATACCTATCAGTCGTTAGATCTTGAAAAGGATGATCGTTTTGTCAAGATAGCTACAATCAATACTTTTTTTAGAAACCAATTCTCTTTAACAGATTCCATTAGAAGAAATGGTCAAGTAATAGGTAGAGAACTTTTACGCATTGGAGATGACGTATTGAGCGAAAACTTATCACCTAAGGAAATTCAATTCATTAAAAAGAAGCTGACAAATATTGCCAATAACAATCTGGAAGATTTTTCCAGACCTATCAATTGCAGCGCCTCGCCATTACCTGCCGTGGATTACGACTCTGTTGAAAATGGCTCGCTTATGAGTTTTGAATGTCATCTTACCACGAACAACTTGCCCATTGGATATGTAAAGACGTTTGAATTAGACAAACAGTTCATACGAACTAAATGTAGGAGTGCGGTAGAGTGAACATCAGTTCTGACCTAATAACTATTTAGATGATTGTTGTTAGTGTTCACATCAGCAGATGTGTCTTGAAGTGATCGCAGTAAAGTGACGTCAAACTTCAATCTTGAAAGGTTGCACCCATTTTTTATAAATACAACCATTACGTTTAGAAATAAAATTTCTAAAACCTTCCACATCGCTAATTCAAACCTCAGTTAATAAATTCCATGTTGCTTTTCTTGATACAGTTGTAATTGATAAGTTTTCAAAATTCCAGTCCTAATTTTTTAGAACTGAAACTTTAAATATGATTAAAACAGCTGCTGTTGGTTTTCTTTAAATCTATAAATCAATGATATCTGGTTTATTAGATAAGAGCTTTGATAATGAGCAAGATGATAATTCAAAGAGCACGGCAATTACATCATTATTCGCAGCCCCAACAATTCCTTAAGTTTTACCAATTAACAGAATCTAAGTTTTTATGTAGGAAACATCCTTATATCTTTAAAAGAAAAGATGAAAAAGATATTCCGAATTATTACCGTGATCCAGATGGCTTACTATGCTTACGACTACATTAAGTCTAAAACTTCTAAGAAAGAAAGCGCATAAGAATCCCGATCACTAACACTTACTTTAATTACTAACTAAAACAACTATGAAAATTCAACCTTATTTATCCTTTAGAGGGAATTGCATGCAGGCGTTTAGCTTTTATCAAAATCTTTTTGGAGGGCAGACTCACAACAAAGAAACTTGGGAAGGAAAATCAACCGACATTCCAGAAAATTACCGCGACAAGATCCAGCACATTGAATTGAAGGGATCTGGATTTCACTTCATGGGCTACGATGTATCTCCAGATACCGTACTCAATAAAGGAAACACAACCTGCATGAGCATCGATTTGGATAGCCGTGAGGAAGCAGACAAATTATTTGATGCACTTTCTAAAGGTGGTACCAAAAACGAAAATATGTATGAATCCAGCTGGGGCGATTACTACGGTAGATGTACTGACCAGTTTGACATCACTTGGATGATTAATGCTAAATAACAAAGGCATATAGTAATACGAACAATATGTAAAAGACTAAGATCCTATAAGTTCGACTTACAGGATCTTTTTCAATTTCAGCAAATTCTGAAAGTTGCTGATGAATACTCTTATTAAATTGCAATAATGAAAGCTAATAACATCAATCGGATTCAAAAACCTGCCGATAATCATCGCGTGGAGCGGCCTAGGCAAACTGGAT
Protein-coding sequences here:
- a CDS encoding phospholipase D-like domain-containing protein — encoded protein: MHTINFKQTFRNEEFLDNVFIPSKTNWQSTEEQQLSVKESGPKQVLFHNIIEHIEQAEEMICLQSFLIQDTSIIDALVKASQRDVKVFILDAAETRLKTQAYPEDDSFIFDEYKEMINNKFRRNFVHRQAENLHAKFILIDPKSYNANGFLFTGNFNEKPFKENPELGIALDESQTNDLFKLFVYHFWEHTTDEQNDTQTFDKVRPANKFQAPKLDHILCTSPNPDLSNLKSTLHNAIKNAEDQISFSTFGLDIEHELAQGILNKIKSGIEVTIFCRPREKTIVNHISELQKAGAMVFCHPLIHAKSIILDGKEAYVFTANFEKHGMDTGFEVGISLSNKQTKDLIGIYNKWKQDFPLTFHSQKSVQEISNYNAFKNNALITDEISETKKILQKKEITKLMDLTTFLKDTNGTNNFEKHKNLEISKVATLKAFTENESAKLEPVDEVLSKVLIKATSSSKKKKGENRPQEAEIKWRATDKIVVNVNWVKSNKKELLQNINSKWSEYKNMELYGN
- a CDS encoding sigma 54-interacting transcriptional regulator; this encodes MEIKNCLLTWDSYNHGFIVTARTILGLLENESILISEVLYLHNQPLTNQNIAERKSFFKEDLDAKTSIDRERLTKVKRVRDQFELQDKPIPKFTNKGINIKNVTHYQSIFDGLVKLLKSDFSFYSGNLHINVSPGTPQMHVVWLMLNASGYLPENTRLWSSQWSKADDSYAIDEIKFKPKTYLSEVLKRKFNDTFTPLINPNDTQSGLRKEAEKRIEVFAHLLDVPIMLLGERGTGKSTYVREVIAPLHTDLPYKELACGTFNEELLRSELFGFTKGAFTGANQNKKGILAEFENGGVLFLDEIQDLSKPLQRQLVQVLQTGKYYPIGSNEPRAAKFRLITASNKSFQELNDVHLDLDFIDRIARFIVEIPPLRKSREDLSRFWNEAWKSIHSSDDGPQLIKDAAINKFLAEDPLYGNFRDLQRLAAIVGAFYLSHKNQKTAVKEGISEFKKWSTIQQSSKSSDSFFLDSKDYNHIIAHFNKELVLWAESNYGSLQEASRVLKRSESALRKDKSMERLKN
- a CDS encoding DUF421 domain-containing protein, which codes for MNEAFSFDITNVIGILVSSVIIYVIVILYLRVMGKRSTSELNGFDWIVTVSIGSIFASTVLLDNISVFEGAINILVLLILQFITTKLVYRFKGLRGIVKSNPHLLLYKGKFIDENLKKERILKSEIYAEVRQKGFKSIKQIYAIVLETNSKISVIADDDDESIGFSLSDVMGLPDGLKDDLQEHSEGETNG
- a CDS encoding glutaminase; protein product: MIFKNIVKVKQMVDYQKTIEEIHESILREENKGEIASYIPELAQVNPEKFGIHLLMANGKSYGTGDSKTKFSIQSISKVLSLTLAYKSEGDSIWKRVGVEPSGNPYNSLVQLEDHKGKPRNPLINAGALVICDILVSKFKDPAKEFLDFVHSICSKDNVGYDMSVAKSEKSVGYRNIALCYYLKSFDNIENDPEEVLDFYFTMCSLEMSCENLSRAFMFLVKDSFKTTNNEQLISPKKADRINAIMQTCGFYDESGEFAFMVGLPGKSGVGGGIVALHPEKYCIAVWSPLLNKKGNSYRGMKALQQFTTKTESTIF
- a CDS encoding porin, which produces MNFKQLFIALSMLGAYGVMAQPTTLNEGKEITSGLTISGSGQIWMRYSDLNPGSRINDNPVDHVYDISIRRYRLSFKGRASENINFALLIGNNNLNLKNPDTPPTILEMYMNYKFSDKLIITAGKSGWTGLSRYAAPSSSNSLGLDVNFAAGPLLNFQDDRYRKYSIAAHGISGKLDYRAVIAKPVNTRSNSVLTDDAKLVYNPNSLYTSAYVKYQFLENEPSTPFSAGTFLGTKDILNVGVGFLNQTKSAASLSVQNDTLTHAARSFAIDAFYEQKLTNNHSWTLYAAYLNHDIGPNYVRNLAADNVVDAGQSSSFNGVGNAVPVNGTGNIFVLQAGYLQKLEGEAPLMEGIQPFVTAQYLDLDAFDDPVMLYEGGISFLLRGHNSKFVFGYQNWPVIMKDMSMKTTRNSMAVLMYQFKFN
- a CDS encoding SLC13 family permease, with amino-acid sequence MIKDVQKISGNKSPNRKEPKKWKNLSLLLGPLVFIILHFFIEAPEGMSPEAFSVLAVAIWMAIWWISEAVPIAVTALLPIILFPLTGAMDLKLTTPSYGHKYVFLYIGGFILALAIERWNLHKRIALNILNLVGSKIKYIILGFMLATAFLSMWISNTATAVMMLPIGTAIITQIKINISKKKSKRIGKALMLSIAYSASIGGFASLIGTPPNLVLAGVVEELYGIKISFVDWMMFALPVSLILLCITWIYLTKYAFKLNEAVFPGGHAQIKLMLGELGKMKYEEKAVSWVFLITAMAWIFRSFIEQFIPMIDDTIIAVIAAISLFMISAKSQRRRLLNWDEAVQLPWGIILLFGGGMALASGFTDTGLAEWIAAQLGYLKGLDLFVLMLILVAAVNLLTEVTSNLATTAMLLPVLAPIAFSMGFHPYMIMVAATLAASCAFMLPVATPPNAVVFGSGYLKVKNMVRVGASLNVVSIIVVTIITYFLLPYLWDFDKFHFPLEFQEYMSHLTK
- a CDS encoding VOC family protein; this translates as MKIQPYLSFRGNCMQAFSFYQNLFGGQTHNKETWEGKSTDIPENYRDKIQHIELKGSGFHFMGYDVSPDTVLNKGNTTCMSIDLDSREEADKLFDALSKGGTKNENMYESSWGDYYGRCTDQFDITWMINAK